The sequence ACTTAAACTGGCTGACGGCAATATCATCCCCCAGTTGGGCCTTGGTGTCTGGCAGGCGAGTAACGAAGAAACGGTGATCGCCGTCACCGAAGCATTAAAAACGGGTTATCGCGCCATCGATACCGCCGCCATTTATAAAAATGAACAGGGCGTCGGCCAGGCATTGCAATCCGTTGAGTTGCCGCGTGAAGAGCTGTTTATTACCAGCAAGCTGTGGAACAGCGATCAGAAAGAGCCGCAGCGGGCGTTAGAAGAGAGTCTGCGAAAACTGCAACTGGACTACCTGGATCTTTATCTTATTCACTGGCCGCTACCGCGGCAGGACACTTATGTGGAGGCCTGGCGCGGGCTGATTAAACTACAGCAGCAGGGGCTGGTAAAAAGCATCGGCGTCAGTAATTTCCACACCCAACACCTGCAACGGCTGAAAGATGACACCGGCGTGTGGCCGGTTATCAATCAAATTGAGCTGCATCCGCTCTTCCAACAGCGCCAGCTTCATACCTGGAACGCCACCCACCGTATTCAGACCGAGTCCTGGAGCCCGCTGGCGCAAGGCGGCGCGGGAGTATTCGATCGGCCGATTATCCGAAAACTGGCGGTGAAGTATGATAAAACCCCCGCGCAAATCGTTATCCGCTGGCATCTGGATAACGGGCTGGTGGTCATCCCGAAATCCGTTACCCCGGCGCGCATCAGAGAAAATTTCAACGTGTTCGATTTTCGCCTGGATAAGGATGAACTGGGCGAGATAGCGAAACTGGACAGCGGCAAACGTCTGGGCCCCAATCCCGATACGCAGGAAAAAGAGTGACGCCCCCTCGCCGGCCCTGCCGGCGATATTTTACCCACGGCGCTCAATCCGTTACCTGAAACTCATACACATCGCTGCGGCAGTATATTTCGCTGTATTCCAGCAGCTCGCCCTGCGCGTTATAGGTATGCTGGCGGCTTAACATCAACGGCGCCCCTACCGGTACGCCGAGATGCCCGGCAACGTCCGCCGGCGACGCCACCGCTTTTAGCCGATAGCGTTTTTTATCCGGGTAGATATTGCGCGCCGCCCAGTATTGATACAGAGAGTGTTCCAGCTGTTCCGGTTCCGGTAACAGCGCCAGCGGGATCCAGGTGGTTTCCAGCGACGTCGGCTGCTCATTAATCAACCGAATCCGCCGCAGGTGGGTGACCAGGGTATCTTTTGGCAATGACATCTCCTCGGCGATAACGGCGGGAAGTTTTTTCCTGCGCCTTTCCAGCCACAGATTGCCTGCCGCTCCGCCCAGTTGCAGAACCAATGCGGTAAAACCCGCCTCATCTTTATCCAGAGAATAATTTAAATTCTGACAGACTCTGGTGCCGACGCCTTGCTGACGCACAATCAGGGCTTTCGCTTCCAGCAATGCCAAAGCGCGGGAAACCGTAACGCGGGACAACCCGATTTGCTGAGCGATCAATCTTTCCGCAGGTAAAAATTGGCCGGCCAGCGTTTTGCGCTGGTCGATAGCCGACTCAAGCAGCGCGGCAAGTTGCATATAACGAGGTGCTGAAGACGGTTCGGCCAGCCTGGCGCGCACCCAAAGAAGCAATTCCTGCATACCGCAGCCTTTTCATTGTCTTACGTTGCTTCCAGCATACGCAATTGTTAAACATAAATACTAAATCGGATTCAAAACGCGGCACAAAATTTATCAGGACTTGGATTGGCATCATAAAGGCATTACATTGGCCTTGCGTGACTCGTTTAGTTTTCGTACTCTGGTAAAGCAAGAGCCAACACCAGGGTCATTAATGACCAACAACTACAAATCCTCGTGCGCCATCCCGGTTCGCTTTTACCTGCGGGCCGTCGGCGACGCAACGAGGATGCCATCGGAGTGATGGACGCAGGAGCCGGTTCGTCCCTATTTTGGTCGGTTCGAGAACATCCCGCCCGCCCCCGATAATAATATCGCCGGTGAACCTGCCGACATTACGCATTAAACCGGCGTATCCACCACGCCATGACATTAATAGAAAAAAATCACACCTGCCGGAACCGCCGGCGCCGACTAAGCTTTATATTACGCTGAGAGCCGATATGGAAAAGGAGCATGCCAATATGGGTGAAGCACGGCAAAACCTCGCGACGCAACCGCAAAAAAAAGTATGGAAAGTCGAAAGCACCGGTATCGATTTGGTGCCGGAAGCCGAGCGCACCGGCAGGCCGCTGGAATTATTCTGGATCTGGTGCGCGGCTAATATCGGTATCCTCGGCATTGTCTACGGCGCCATTATCGTGTCGTTCGGCCTTTCCTTTATCCAATCAATCCTTGCCGCCATTCTCGGCGTGGTCAGCTTCGCGCTGGTCGGTTTCACGTCATTTGCCGGTCAAATCGGCCGCACCGCCACGCTGACGCTCTCGCGCACGATTTTCGGCGTTAAAGGCAATATCGCGCCCACGGCATTCAGCTGGTTCAACCTGATGGGCTGGGAGGCGGTAAACCTGATTACCGGCACCTTGACGCTGTCCGCGCTGTTTGAAGCCATAGGGTTAAGCGGCAGCCACTCGCTGACCGCCGTTTGCCTGCTGCTTTTTGGCGGCCTGACGATTGCCGTCAGCATCCTGGGACAAAATACGCTGGTCCTGCTGCAAAGCTGGATCACCCGTATTTTCGGCACCATGACGCTGGTGGTGGTGATTTATATTCTGTTCAATACCCCGTGGCATAAGGTGCTGTCGCTGCCGTCCGGCGACTGGTTAAGCGGATTTTTGCCCGCCGTTTCGGTGATTGCCGCCGGCACAGGCGTAGGCTGGACTATCGCCGGCGCGGATTACAGCCGCTATCAGAATCCGTCGTCCGGCCGCGGCCGCGTGTTTGCCGCCGTCGTCGGCGGCGCGGTCTTGCCGTTGGTACTGCTGATGCTGGCCGGTATTCTGCTGTCGTCCCAGTTGCCGGAGCTCGCCAGTTCGGCCAACCCGATTGCGCTGATTGGCACGGTGCTGCCGCCCTGGATGTCGGTGCCCTATCTGTTGACCGCCACGGCGGGCATCGTCACCATCGCGGTATTAAGCCTGTATTCCGCCGGCCTTAACCTGCTGACCATCGGCGTGAAACTGCGCCAGCCGGTGGCGGTGGCTCTCGACGCCGTGCTGGTGGTCGCCATCGCCGTCTACGTGCTGTTTATTTCCGGCGATTTCCTGACGCCCTTTATCTCTTTTCTGATTTTCTGCGGTTTGTTGCTCGGCCCCTGGTCGGCGATGTTTATCCTCGATTACCTGCTGATTCGCCGCCACTATGGCTATGACCAGGACGCGCTTTTCGGCCTGAACGGCAAAAACCGCGGCGTACGCTGGGGTCCGCTGTTTTGCTGGCTGCTGGGCGCCATATCCGGCCTGATGGTGACAAAAACCGGCTTTATCGACGGACCGCTGGCGCTGGGTATTTTCGCCGATTCCAGCCTGGGGCTGTTTGTCGCGTTCGGCGTCAGCCTGGTCGCCTACTGGCTTTATCTGCTGGTTAAACCTCAAGAGAAACGGGTATGACGCCGTTTGCGCCCGAACGTCCGGTGGTGGTGGTCGGCGGCGCCTGCGGCGATATGCTGCTGGCGCTTCCGCGACTGCCGCGCAGCGGGGAAGATATTGAGGGGAAAGATCTCGGCCGGCAGATTGGCGGCTGCGCCTTTAACGTGGCCCGCACCCTGCACCGCCTCAACGTGCCGATAATCAACGGCATGCCGGTGGGCAACGGGCCGTGGGGAAAAGCCGTTGCCGCCGCCATGGCGCAGATGAATCTGCCGGTGTTGATGCGCCATACGGAGATGGATAACGGCTGGTGCCTGGCGCTGACCGAGCCTGACGGCGAGCGGACCTTTATCGGTATTACCGGCTGTGAAGCGCACTGTAGCCGGGAAATGCTGCAACGGCTGGCGCCGCCCGACCATGCGTTGCTGTACCTCAACGGTTACGAACTGTTCGGCGCCGGCGGCCAGGCGCTGCGCGAGTGGGCGCTGGCGCAGACGACGCAAAAGCTGATTGATTTCGGCCCGCGTTTACCGCTGATCCCGGCGGATTTTATCAGCGCGCTGGCCGGCAGCAATACCGTCCTGACCTTGAATCGCGATGAAACCAAACGGCTATGCGGCGAAGGCGACCCGGTTTCACAGGCGCTGCGCTACGCCCGGCGCAGCGGTTTAACGCTGATTTGCCGCCTGGATAAGCAAGGGGCGTGGATTTGTCCCGCCGACGGCGAACCGACCGCCGTGGCGCCCTACCCGGTAACGGTGGTGGATACCATCGGCGCCGGCGACGCGCATAGCGGCGGCCTGCTGGCAGGCCTGTCGGCGAACTGGCCGCTGCGGGATGCCGTCGATCTGGCCAATAAGGTGGCGGCCTGCGTGGTGGCCGGTCAGGGCGCTGCCGCCGCGCCGGACTGGGATACCCTGCGCCGGCGCTTCCCCGTTTCCCGGCACCCGTAACCGGTCGCCGTCCGGCAGGCCGGCCTTAAACCGGCGACTGCACGACAAGCTGCCCGGTCGAACCGCGATCGGCCATTTCCAGCGTTTGGCTGTAATACAGAAAAGGGAAAGCCGCTGACGACGGCTGGGTGAAATAAACCAGCAGCTCTACGTCGCTATCCACCCAAACCGTATCCTTCCAGCCGCTGTCCTCCACCGGCACCGCCCCGCCGTTGACGCTGCGCACCAGAAACTTCACCCCTTGAATATGGAAGGGCTGGGGAGTATCCGCATGGATAAGCCAGCGCTCGCAGCGGCCCGGCTGCGTCTGCACGTCGGTGCGCGTCATATCCCACATCGCCCCGTTAATGCCCGGCAGGCTATCGCCCAGACGGAACTCGCGGGTGCGGCTGATACTGCCTTCGATAATGTTATCCGCCAGCAGACGCATCGGCAGGTTATCGGTCACCAGAGGTAATAGCCCCGTGGGTTTAAGCGTTAATATCTGCGTCGAAATCAATATGCCGGACGGCTCGAACAACCCGCGCAGGCGATCCATAATCCCGGCGGACTCGCCGGCGGTCAGCGTCGCCTCATCCCCCTGGGACATATCGATCAGGATCTCCCGCCGTTCGCCCGGCGCCAGCGAGATCTGACTGACGGCCATCGGCGCCGGCAGCAACCCCTGATCGCTGGCGATAACGTGGATCGGGCGGCCGTCGCTCAGGCGCATGATATAGCGGCGGGCGTTCGAGGCGTTGACCAGCCGTAAGCGCACCCAGCCGCGGGACACCTCGACATAGGGATTCTGCACGCCGTTGACCAGCAATATATCGCCGACAAAACCTCCGCTGCCCGGCGGGTCGTAAACCGGCGCGCCAAAGTTATCCAGACGTTTATCCTGAATAATCAGCGGAAAATCGTCCACGCCATAGTGATTGGGCAGCGGCAAGGATCTACTGATGCTGTCTTCCACCAGCCACAGCCCCGCCAGCCCGTTGTAAACGTGCGGCGCCATGCGATTCGGCGTATTGGCGTGATACCAGCAGGTGGCCGAAGGCTGGCGGATCGGCAATACCGGCGACCAGTCCATACCCGGCGATATAATGCGCGACGCGCCGCCCATCAGCGAACCGGAAACCTGTAAGCCGCCGATGGTCATGGATACCGGTTCAGTGAGCCGGTTGCTGTAAATCAGCTTGACGTCGTCCCCGTCAAACACGCGCACCGTCGGCCCCAGATAACGCCCGTTAATGCCCCAGACCGGCGTTTTACGCTCGCCGCTGAAAGCCCAGTGGGCCTGTTGCATCGTCAGAAACAGCGGCTGTCCTCGGCGCGACTCCAGCAAAGGGGGGATCGGCAATGCCGTTGGCGTACCGCCTGCTCTCGCCGACAGGGGCCGGCTCCCCGCATACAACGCAAAACCCGATGCCTGAATAAACTGACGCCGGCTGAGTGACATAGTTGCTCCGTAAACCTGTTAAACCGTATGCAAAATGTAGCTTCCGAACCAAAAAGCGGAAGGTAAAGAAATAAATTTAAACTGCCGGCAGCGCGGCCGGATGCATTATCCCCGCGGCCGTCGGGTTGTCACGTTGCGGTTTATTTTTTTTCCGCCGCTTCACGTCCGGCGACTTCGGCGTCCAGCTGCGCCAGTTTGGCGGCCATCAGATCATGACAGTGCGCCGCCAATTCACGTACCTGCTCTTTAGTGTAGGAACGGGTATCGATCGGCGGCAACATTTCCACAATCACATGGCCGTTATTCCAGCGGTTCAGCTTCACCTTATTGCTGGTGGTGGAAACGCAAATCGGCACGATCGGCACTTCCGCGCTGATGGCGGCATGAAAGGCGCCGGTTTTAAACGGCAGCAGCCCGCGCCCGCGGCTGCGCGTGCCTTCCGGGAACATCCAGATCGAGATATTGTTCTCTTTGATGTGCTTGACCACCTGGGCGATGGTGCCGTGCGCTTTGGCCCGGTTGTCGCGGTCAATCAGCAGATTGCCCGTCAGCCAGTACAGCGGACCGAAGAAAGGGATCCACAGCAGGCTTTTCTTGCCCACGGTGATCGTACGCGGCTGCACCGCGTTTGATGCGGTGACCATATCGTAATTATTCTGGTGATTGGCGATATAGATACATTTGCCGTAATGCGCCGCCTCTGGCGGGCTCCGCACCTCGACCTTCAGGCCGAACAGCCTGGACAGACGCCCGAACATATGACCGAACGTCGCCACATGGCGTGGATTTTTAGGACTGAAAAGACAGTAAATGGAGCCAAAAATACAGATCAGCAGCGAAAATAGAATCACCACGATAAAACGAAGAATGAATAACATAACAACCTCATTAGCCAACTGCCGCCGCTAGTATATACCTTTCAGTAACGCTAGTGGCTATAGCGACGTCGCTATAAAACATAATGGTTTTTTTTGCTGGCTGGATAGCGATCCATTCAACGGACAAAAACCGCCGGGAGCGGGCAAAACGGGGAACAGGAGGCCGCCTGTTCCCCCGGCGTGGATGATTTACTCTTCGCTACTGCCGTCGCCCGGTCGTTTCGGCGCATCGACATCAATGCGATCGATACGCTGCAGGCCGCGCAGCAAGGTGCCTTTCCGTCCGCGCTCGGACTGATATTTCTGCAGCTCGTTGGCGCGCAGAACCAGTTTGCGTTTACCGAAGTACAGCGTCACCGACGCCTGCGGCGGCAGCAGCAATAGCCAGGTCAGGCGATCCTTGCCGCTGGCGAAGTCCGCCGACGAAATAGAGATAATTTTATTGCCTTTCCCTTTCGACAGCTGCGGCAGGTCGGAAACCGGGAACAGCAGCATCCGGCCCGCCGCGGTGATCGCCAGCAGCGTATTGTCGTCCCCGTTGATCTCCAGGGGCGGCAGCACCTTGGCGTTGTCCGGCAGGGTGATAATCGCTTTGCCGGCGCGGTTGCGCGCCACCAGATCGTTAAAGGTGCAGACAAACCCGTAGCCGGCGTCGGACGCCATCAGCAAGGGCTGATCGTCCGCGGCCATCAGCACCTGCTCGACGGTCGCCCCCGGCGGAGGCGTCAGCTTGCCGGTTAACGGTTCGCCCTGTCCGCGCGCCGAAGGCAGCGTCAGCGGATCGAGCGCATAGCTGCGGCCGGTCGAGTCAATAAATACCACCGGCTGATTGGTTTTGCCCCGGGCGGCGGAGCGGAAGCTGTCGCCGGCTTTATAACTCAGCCCGGACGGATCGATATCATGCCCTTTGGCGCTGCGTACCCAACCCATCTCCGACAGCACGATGGTGACCGGCTCCGAAGGCACGAAATCATGCTCGCTCATCGCTTTCGCTTCAGCGCGCTCCTTCAGCGGCGAGCGGCGCTCGTCGCCGTAGGTCTGGGCGTCCGCCTGAATTTCCTTTTTCAGCAGGTTGCTCAGCTTACGCTCGGATGCCAGCAGGGCCTGCAAATGGTCGCGCTCTTTCGCCAGATCGTCCTGCTCGCCGCGGATTTTCATCTCTTCCAGCTTGGCCAGATGGCGTAATTTCAGTTCCAGAATCGCTTCGGCCTGGGTTTCGCTCAGGCTGAACTGGCGCATCAATACCGGCTTCGGCTCGTCTTCCGTACGGATGATGTGGATCACTTCATCGATATTGAGGAACGCAATCAGCAACCCTTCCAGAATATGCAGGCGTTTAAGCACTTTCTCCAGCCGGTAGTTCAAGCGGCGGCGCACGGTATCACGACGGAATACCAGCCATTCGGTCAGGATTTCAACCAGCCCTTTAACGGCGGGACGACCATCCAGACCGATCATATTCATATTGATGCGGTAGCTTTTTTCCAGATCGGTGGTGGCGAACAAATGGTTCATCACCTGATCCAGATCGATGCGGTTGGAGCGCGGCACCAGCACTAAACGGGTGGGATTTTCGTGGTCCGACTCATCGCGCAGGTCTTCAATCATCGGCAGCTTTTTGGCGCGCATCTGGCTGGCGATCTGCTCCAGCACCTTGGCGCCGGAAACCTGATGCGGCAGCGCGGTGATCACCGCTTCGCCATCCTCTTTCTTCCAGATGGCGCGCATACGCACCGAACCGCGCCCGTTCTGGTAAATTTTACGCACTTCATCGCGCGGGGTAATGATTTCCGCTTCGGTGGGGAAATCCGGCCCCTGAACGTGCTGCAACAAATCCTCCAGCGTGGCGCCGGGCTTATCGATTAACGCCACTGCGGCGGCGGCGATTTCGCGGATATTGTGCGGCGGGATGTCGGTCGCCATCCCGACGGCGATGCCGGTGGTGCCGTTAAGCAGAATATTCGGCAGACGGGCAGGCAGCATTTTCGGCTCCTGCAACGTGCCGTCGAAGTTCGGCACATAGTCGACCGTGCCCTGCCCCAGCTCGTTAAGCAGCAGCTCGGCGTATTTGGACAGCCGGGATTCGGTATAACGCATCGCCGCGAACGATTTCGGATCGTCCGGCGCCCCCCAGTTTCCCTGGCCGTCCACCAGCGGATAGCGGTAAGAGAACGGCTGCGCCATTAACACCATCGCTTCGTAACAGGCGCTGTCGCCGTGCGGATGATATTTACCCAATACGTCGCCCACGGTACGGGCGGATTTTTTAAACTTGGCGCTGGAATTCAGGCCCAGCTCCGACATGGCATAGACAATGCGGCGCTGCACCGGCTTCAACCCATCACCGATAAACGGCAACGCCCGGTCCATGATGACGTACATGGAGTAGTTCAGGTACGCATTTTCAGTAAACGTGTGCAGCGCCAGGCTTTCCGCGCCGTCATGCGTCATCTCGCTCATTTATCTCATTTCCTCACATCGCGGCGCGATTAATGCTCTCTTCAACGCGCCGCACAGCGGTATGTTCGGCGGGAATAGTACCTTATCCGCCCGGCCTCTGTCACAGAGAACAAAGACCCGCGACGTTAAAGGCCGTTTGACTTAATGGCCGGGAATGACGGCGATATGACATCTTCATTAAGAGTTCTTAATAAAATCACAATTGAAAACGCGAATGATAACTTTTATTTTTTGATAACGATTATCATTGCGATAGTTTTATGTTGCTACTAAACACGGATTTCAATTTCTGCTGGAGTCTATTGCCAGCAATCCGTTCCCTGTAGCGCCGACCGGAAAGCCGCCCATCAACAGAGCATCATTATGTTAATCAATAAGAATCTCAGAAAAATCATTCTCACCGGGATATTAACCGGTACGGCGCTAAACAGCGCTGCCGCCGATAACCCAACGTCGGCTAAAGCCAATACGGCCGACGAGTCTAGACCAACTGATGACGTGATGACGGTTTATTCTCCCAAAGTCGAGAAAGAAGCCGGCACCAAGACGACCATCACCGCCGGCGATATGCAGAAAGAGGGCGGTAATAATTTCAGCAACATTATGCGCTACCAGCCGCTGATCAGCGCGCCGGGCGTCACCAGCGGCGTCAGCGCCGGCAAAAGCAACTACGATCGCGGCGGCGCCAGCGGTTACAATATTCGCGGTCTGGAAAACAACCGGGTCTCCATCGATATCGATGGGGTGGAACTGCCCAGTTCCACCGATCGCGGAACATCCACGGTCAGCGGCCGCCGCCAGACGGGCAGCACCGGCATCGGCCGCGGCGATTATCTCGACCCCTATCTGTACGGTTCGGTGGAGATCGAATCCGGCGCCACGTCGGTCGCCAACAGTAATAACGCCCTGGGCGGCTCGGTCTCTTTCAAGCCGAAATCCGCCAATGATTACCTGCATGCCGACAAGCACAGCTATTTCGGCTATCAGGCGGGGTATGATTCCACCGACCGCAGCTTCCACAACGGCATTACCGCCGCCGGCGGAGACGACGATCTGCGCGGCGTCATCGTCGTCAGCCGCCGCGACGGCAACGAAACCGAAAACCACAGCGATGCCACCATCGACAGCACCCCGGCCAACTGGCACTCCAACGCGGTACTGGCCTCCGGTATCTGGCAAGCGACTGATGCGCATCAGCTTACCGCCACCGTCGATTATTACCACAAAACCAATCACGCCGATTTTCCGACCTGGAACATGAGCGCATCGGGTGTTTCTACACTCGATGGCAGTACCTCATATCAGGACAGTCAGACCCGCCGCTGGGGGTTCAGTCTGGCGGATCTCTATACGCCGGAAGATTTCTCGCTGTTCGACAGCCTGAATACCAAACTGTTCTATACCCAGACCGAAGCGCACGACTACACCGTCACGGACGCTTCCGCGCCGACTTCCGTCTGGAGCAACTATGATACCAACAGCTTTGGCCTGGAAAGCAAGGCCGCCAAGGAGTGGCGCAACCACAGTATCAGCTACGGTTTCAATGCCCGTCAGTCGAAAACAGAACGTCCGTTCACCGCGGAAAATCTGACAGCGAGCGGCCTGAATATCGATCTGGGGCGGCCACAGGCGGATAGCGAGATTATCAATCTGGGGGCTTTCGTACAGGATAAGATCACCTGGGAGCTGGCCGGCCGCGACTTCTCGATAGTACCGGGGGTACGCTTCGCCTGGCAGCACGCTGAACCGAAGAACGCCTCCAATCTGTTTACCAACACCAATGGCAATGTGACTTCGGATGAAGCAACCAGCATGTACGGCACCAATGCCGATGGACAGGTTATGCCATCCATCGCTTTCCAGTACCACCTCACGCCCGATTTGCTGGCCTACGTTCAATACCGGCGCGGCGCCCAGTTTCCCACTGACGGGCAATTGTATGGTTCCTGGGCTCTCGGCTATTTCGGCACCTCAAGTAGCTACGCCGTGCTGAGCGATCCGGACCTGAAAACCGAAACCAGCGATAACTATGAACTGGGACTGAAAGGCCAGATTGTGGAAGGGGTCACGCTGAGCGCGTCGGCCTTCTACAGCGATTACAATAACTTTATCGCCAACGGTTACTATCGCCGCGCCGATAATCCCGCCCTGTTCGCCAACGTGCCGAGTAGTCTCAGCATTCTTTATCTGACGGAGAACCGCGATAAAGCCTATATCTACGGCGGCGAGATCAGCGCAAAATTCAACCTCGGCACCTGGTTTGAACAGGCGAATGGCTTCAGCGCCCGTCTGGCCTACGGCTATACCGAAGGGGCATCAAAATCCAGCGCCAGCGGTGACTCCTATGTCGCTCTAGACTCGGTGACGCCGCAAAAAGCCGTGGTGGGCGTTGCCTACGATGATCCGTCCAACACCTATGGCGCCGCGCTGATCGCCACCTTCAATAAAGGCAAAACCGCCACCTATGCAGCGGGTCGTAAGCTCCCTTCCAGCGGAAACAGCCTGGGTTCTGACGATTATACTTTCATGCATGTTCCGGGCTACGCTCTGGTAGATCTGACCGCTTACTATCGCGTATCCAAAAACGTGAGGCTTAGCGGCGGCATCTACAACCTGACCGATCGCAAATACTGGGATTATCAAACCAGCCGCAATATAGAGGCGCCTACCAGCAACAGCGCCAGTGATATCAACTATTACAATCAGCAGTTGGCCGTCTCCCCCGGCCGCAGCTTCCAGCTTGGCGTCAACGTGGATTTCTAATCCCGACCGGCGTCAGGGCATAGCCCTGACGCCCTGCGCCTGCCTCACCCCAGACGGGATCTCAGTTGCTTGCGATCGATTTTCCCCACCGCGTTTTCCGGCAGTTTTTCCAGCCAATAATAACCGGCCGGCGCATGGCTGGCCGGCAGAAACGCTTTGATATGGTTATCGAGCTCCCGTTCGTCCGGCGCGTCGCCCGGCACGGGTTCGACAAACGCGACCGGCACCTCGCCCAGATCCGCGCAATGGCGGCCGACAACACAGCAGTTGCGGACCGCCGGATGTTTCAGCAGGATATTTTCGATAAGCTCCGGCGAGATATTTTCCCCGCCTCTGACGATCAGATTTTTCAGCCGTCCGGTGATGGTTAAAAAGCCCTCCCCATCAAAGCGGCCGATATCCCCGGTGCGCAGCCAACCGCACTCTATCGGGCTTGGCGCGCCGTCCGAGCCGACATAGCCGCGCATCAGCGAATCGCCGCGAATGCAGATTTCCCCCTCCGCCGCCGCATTCCAACCGCCGGGGCTGAACAGGGCAACCTGCTGCCCCGGCAGCGTTTGCCCCACCGTACCGATCTTTCTGCCGCCGGGCGGATTCATGGTCGAAGTACAGGTCGCTTCGGACAATCCGTAGGAAACCAGCAGTTCCACACCGAACGCCGCCTCGATATCCCGATGCAGCGACTCCGCCAGCAGCGCCGAACCACAGCGCAAAAAGCGCAACGATTTAACGTCCAGAGGGTGCGGAAGCGCCTTTACCACCGCCAGCACGCGCGAATAGATGGTCGGCACCCCGGTCATATAGGTTACGGCGTAGTCCGACAGCCATGACGGCACCCGTTCCGCCCGGAACCTGTCGGCCAGAATCACCGTCGCCCCTTGCAGCAGCGGCGCGATAATCTGGTTATTCACACCGTTGGTATGGTGCAGCGGCATCAGATGCAGCAACCGATCGGCCGGGGTAATGCGCGTCACGGCGATAACGCCGCGCGCATTATTGCGCAGATTGCGATGCGACAGCACAATTCCCTTGGGATTGCCCGTGCTGCCCGAGGTAAACAGCAACATGGCCGGCTCATCGCCCGAACCGGCGGAAACATCCTGTTCTTGCCGCCGCTCCCGGCTTAGCAGGGCCGACGAGCGATAAACGCGCACGCCTTCCGGCACGCCGACATCGTCCTCGTCCGTTACCAGCACCTTCATCACCACCGCAGCCATGCGCTCGGCGATGACCGGCCAGGAAACCCGCGGCTCCATAAAGCTCGGGCAGAACCCCGCCTCCATCAGCCCCAGGAACAGGGCGATGCCGTCGACCGATCGCGGCAGCCGAATACCGACAAACCGCGCCTCCCCCGGTGCGAATCCGGGACGCAGCAATCTGTCGGCGCCCGCGGCATAGGCGCTGACCCGCTGATAAAAATCATCATAGCTGACGTGCCGCGCCTCTTCAGGCC comes from Brenneria nigrifluens DSM 30175 = ATCC 13028 and encodes:
- the parC gene encoding DNA topoisomerase IV subunit A codes for the protein MSEMTHDGAESLALHTFTENAYLNYSMYVIMDRALPFIGDGLKPVQRRIVYAMSELGLNSSAKFKKSARTVGDVLGKYHPHGDSACYEAMVLMAQPFSYRYPLVDGQGNWGAPDDPKSFAAMRYTESRLSKYAELLLNELGQGTVDYVPNFDGTLQEPKMLPARLPNILLNGTTGIAVGMATDIPPHNIREIAAAAVALIDKPGATLEDLLQHVQGPDFPTEAEIITPRDEVRKIYQNGRGSVRMRAIWKKEDGEAVITALPHQVSGAKVLEQIASQMRAKKLPMIEDLRDESDHENPTRLVLVPRSNRIDLDQVMNHLFATTDLEKSYRINMNMIGLDGRPAVKGLVEILTEWLVFRRDTVRRRLNYRLEKVLKRLHILEGLLIAFLNIDEVIHIIRTEDEPKPVLMRQFSLSETQAEAILELKLRHLAKLEEMKIRGEQDDLAKERDHLQALLASERKLSNLLKKEIQADAQTYGDERRSPLKERAEAKAMSEHDFVPSEPVTIVLSEMGWVRSAKGHDIDPSGLSYKAGDSFRSAARGKTNQPVVFIDSTGRSYALDPLTLPSARGQGEPLTGKLTPPPGATVEQVLMAADDQPLLMASDAGYGFVCTFNDLVARNRAGKAIITLPDNAKVLPPLEINGDDNTLLAITAAGRMLLFPVSDLPQLSKGKGNKIISISSADFASGKDRLTWLLLLPPQASVTLYFGKRKLVLRANELQKYQSERGRKGTLLRGLQRIDRIDVDAPKRPGDGSSEE
- a CDS encoding class I adenylate-forming enzyme family protein, translated to MLNGNDMPSTEGETVDFLRSIRPHALAGRTAFIVPAPRPEEARHVSYDDFYQRVSAYAAGADRLLRPGFAPGEARFVGIRLPRSVDGIALFLGLMEAGFCPSFMEPRVSWPVIAERMAAVVMKVLVTDEDDVGVPEGVRVYRSSALLSRERRQEQDVSAGSGDEPAMLLFTSGSTGNPKGIVLSHRNLRNNARGVIAVTRITPADRLLHLMPLHHTNGVNNQIIAPLLQGATVILADRFRAERVPSWLSDYAVTYMTGVPTIYSRVLAVVKALPHPLDVKSLRFLRCGSALLAESLHRDIEAAFGVELLVSYGLSEATCTSTMNPPGGRKIGTVGQTLPGQQVALFSPGGWNAAAEGEICIRGDSLMRGYVGSDGAPSPIECGWLRTGDIGRFDGEGFLTITGRLKNLIVRGGENISPELIENILLKHPAVRNCCVVGRHCADLGEVPVAFVEPVPGDAPDERELDNHIKAFLPASHAPAGYYWLEKLPENAVGKIDRKQLRSRLG
- a CDS encoding TonB-dependent hemoglobin/transferrin/lactoferrin family receptor; its protein translation is MLINKNLRKIILTGILTGTALNSAAADNPTSAKANTADESRPTDDVMTVYSPKVEKEAGTKTTITAGDMQKEGGNNFSNIMRYQPLISAPGVTSGVSAGKSNYDRGGASGYNIRGLENNRVSIDIDGVELPSSTDRGTSTVSGRRQTGSTGIGRGDYLDPYLYGSVEIESGATSVANSNNALGGSVSFKPKSANDYLHADKHSYFGYQAGYDSTDRSFHNGITAAGGDDDLRGVIVVSRRDGNETENHSDATIDSTPANWHSNAVLASGIWQATDAHQLTATVDYYHKTNHADFPTWNMSASGVSTLDGSTSYQDSQTRRWGFSLADLYTPEDFSLFDSLNTKLFYTQTEAHDYTVTDASAPTSVWSNYDTNSFGLESKAAKEWRNHSISYGFNARQSKTERPFTAENLTASGLNIDLGRPQADSEIINLGAFVQDKITWELAGRDFSIVPGVRFAWQHAEPKNASNLFTNTNGNVTSDEATSMYGTNADGQVMPSIAFQYHLTPDLLAYVQYRRGAQFPTDGQLYGSWALGYFGTSSSYAVLSDPDLKTETSDNYELGLKGQIVEGVTLSASAFYSDYNNFIANGYYRRADNPALFANVPSSLSILYLTENRDKAYIYGGEISAKFNLGTWFEQANGFSARLAYGYTEGASKSSASGDSYVALDSVTPQKAVVGVAYDDPSNTYGAALIATFNKGKTATYAAGRKLPSSGNSLGSDDYTFMHVPGYALVDLTAYYRVSKNVRLSGGIYNLTDRKYWDYQTSRNIEAPTSNSASDINYYNQQLAVSPGRSFQLGVNVDF